A genomic segment from Bradyrhizobium sp. CB1015 encodes:
- a CDS encoding ABC transporter substrate-binding protein, with amino-acid sequence MKIFVPVIVAAAIVLSGQAQARSLEAIRSSGVIGLCAHPNSLPFAHKTGDPPGFQVELGRVLARELGVELRLDWIITQYQMRSAGCDILLDVIADREAQGETRLKISKPYYRTGVALAVPSSSTLTSFASLNQSTKVGVQVGSIAAMIIGRRRVPISTFGFESDSLEAVSNREIDAAAVTPTAASYFNLTHPDNPLRILDRDESTADLNWNVGVGMVRPDDPLREAIDAAVERLRSDGTIDRIYRRYGIALQAPR; translated from the coding sequence ATGAAGATCTTTGTCCCGGTCATCGTCGCTGCCGCCATCGTTCTGTCGGGGCAGGCGCAGGCGCGATCCCTGGAGGCGATCCGCTCCAGCGGCGTGATCGGGCTGTGCGCACATCCCAATTCGCTCCCCTTCGCGCACAAGACCGGCGATCCGCCCGGGTTCCAGGTCGAGCTCGGCCGGGTGCTGGCGCGCGAGCTCGGTGTCGAGCTGAGGCTGGACTGGATCATCACGCAATACCAGATGCGCAGCGCCGGCTGCGACATTCTTCTGGACGTCATCGCCGATCGCGAAGCGCAAGGCGAAACCCGCCTGAAGATCTCGAAACCGTATTATCGCACGGGCGTCGCGCTCGCCGTGCCCTCATCCAGCACGCTCACGTCCTTCGCGAGCCTCAACCAATCGACCAAGGTGGGCGTGCAGGTCGGATCGATCGCAGCCATGATCATCGGCCGGCGGCGCGTGCCGATATCGACCTTCGGCTTCGAGAGCGACAGCCTGGAGGCCGTGTCGAACCGCGAGATCGATGCCGCCGCGGTCACGCCCACTGCGGCGAGCTATTTCAATCTGACCCATCCGGACAATCCGCTTCGGATCCTGGATCGCGATGAGAGCACGGCCGATCTGAACTGGAACGTCGGCGTCGGCATGGTCCGCCCGGACGATCCGTTGCGCGAGGCCATCGACGCAGCGGTGGAACGGCTGCGCAGCGACGGCACGATCGACCGGATCTATCGCCGCTACGGCATCGCGCTGCAGGCGCCGAGATAG
- a CDS encoding glutathione binding-like protein, whose amino-acid sequence MDLYFSPLACSMATRVALYEAGAEANYLEVDPPTKKVLNDGSDFRAVNPIGLVPTLRTDDGVVLTENAAILQYVADRFPQAGLGASAGIERTRLHQWLCFIGTELHKGLFIPVLDRKAPQEAKAYALEKNLSRLDYLDNYLKGREFLLDHFSVADAYLATVINWTMATPPIELAKWPNVKAYYERLRQRPSFARAIAEEFELYKAELARKKAAA is encoded by the coding sequence ATGGATCTCTATTTCTCGCCGCTTGCCTGCTCGATGGCGACACGCGTCGCGCTGTATGAAGCCGGCGCCGAGGCGAATTATCTCGAAGTCGATCCACCGACCAAGAAGGTTTTGAACGACGGCTCGGACTTCCGCGCCGTAAATCCGATCGGCCTCGTGCCGACGTTGCGAACCGACGACGGCGTGGTGCTGACCGAGAACGCCGCGATCCTGCAATATGTCGCGGACCGTTTCCCGCAAGCCGGCCTCGGCGCGAGCGCCGGCATCGAACGCACCCGGCTGCATCAATGGCTCTGCTTCATCGGCACCGAGCTGCACAAGGGTCTCTTCATCCCCGTGCTGGACCGCAAGGCGCCGCAGGAAGCCAAGGCCTATGCCCTGGAGAAGAACCTGTCGCGGCTCGACTATCTCGACAATTACCTGAAGGGACGCGAGTTCCTGCTCGACCATTTCAGCGTGGCCGATGCCTATCTCGCCACGGTCATCAACTGGACCATGGCGACGCCGCCGATCGAGCTTGCGAAATGGCCGAATGTGAAGGCGTATTACGAGCGGCTGCGTCAACGGCCGTCATTCGCGAGGGCGATCGCCGAGGAGTTCGAGCTGTACAAGGCCGAGCTCGCGCGGAAGAAGGCGGCCGCCTGA
- a CDS encoding TetR/AcrR family transcriptional regulator, with protein MVQKSKPPAAANQSQPRGEPKRRGRPRAYEPDIALGKALDLFRKQGFAATSLDDLSTATGMNRPSLYGAFGDKRELYIKSYQRYRDEAGAAMVAIFREEMPLRQRLERIYASALDIYLSGDTGPRGCFTVVTAASEAVGDPEIRAMVLDGLTGLDKAFASCFRRAKEKGELPESADPVALAQIASATIHTIAIRSRARVPRKELEAIVKGAIDVMLGIGTKA; from the coding sequence ATGGTACAAAAATCGAAGCCGCCAGCTGCTGCCAATCAGTCCCAACCCCGCGGCGAGCCCAAGCGCCGCGGCCGTCCGCGCGCCTACGAGCCAGATATCGCGCTCGGCAAGGCGCTCGATCTGTTCCGCAAGCAGGGTTTCGCGGCCACCTCGCTGGACGATCTCAGCACAGCCACCGGCATGAACCGGCCGAGCCTCTACGGCGCCTTCGGCGACAAGCGCGAGCTCTACATCAAGAGCTATCAGCGCTATCGCGACGAGGCAGGCGCGGCGATGGTGGCGATTTTCCGCGAGGAGATGCCGCTGCGCCAGCGGCTGGAGCGCATCTACGCTTCCGCGCTGGATATCTATCTGTCCGGCGACACCGGGCCACGCGGTTGCTTCACGGTCGTGACTGCGGCCTCCGAGGCGGTCGGCGATCCCGAGATCCGCGCCATGGTGCTGGACGGCCTCACCGGGCTCGACAAGGCGTTTGCCAGTTGCTTCCGCCGTGCCAAGGAGAAGGGCGAGTTGCCGGAGAGCGCCGATCCGGTCGCGCTGGCGCAGATCGCATCGGCCACCATCCACACCATCGCCATCCGCTCTCGCGCCCGCGTGCCGCGCAAGGAGCTGGAGGCGATCGTGAAGGGCGCGATCGACGTGATGTTGGGGATCGGGACCAAGGCCTGA
- a CDS encoding glyoxylate/hydroxypyruvate reductase A → MTMGTLAVLINSTQQNWLPERWKARFDAVCGDRRVVLLPDAGLDPAEVHYAAVWKPVPGDLGAFPNLRAIFNLGAGVDALMADKSLPEVPLVRVAVPDLTNRMTEYVVLHVLMHHRQELYLRQSQREKRWEPRYQWPASAITVGVMGLGTLGADAAGVLRRLGFHVAGWSRSLRTIDGVECFHGAAGMDTFLRVTDILVSLLPLTSDTHGILNRDVFKKLNRTSPLGAPVLINAGRGGLQNEADILACLDDGTLGAASLDVFVQEPQPKDSRFWTHPKVVLTPHNAADTDADAISAYVAEQIARFEAGGALENVVDRARGY, encoded by the coding sequence ATGACCATGGGCACACTGGCCGTCCTGATCAACAGCACGCAGCAGAACTGGCTGCCGGAGCGCTGGAAGGCCCGCTTCGACGCGGTCTGCGGGGACCGCCGCGTGGTGCTGCTGCCGGACGCCGGGCTCGATCCGGCGGAGGTGCATTATGCGGCGGTGTGGAAGCCGGTGCCGGGCGATCTCGGGGCGTTCCCAAATCTGCGGGCGATCTTCAACCTTGGGGCGGGCGTCGACGCGCTGATGGCCGACAAGAGCCTGCCCGAGGTGCCGCTGGTCCGCGTCGCCGTGCCCGATCTCACCAACCGCATGACCGAATATGTCGTGCTGCACGTTCTGATGCACCATCGCCAGGAGCTTTACCTGCGGCAATCGCAGCGCGAGAAGCGCTGGGAGCCCAGATATCAGTGGCCGGCGAGCGCGATCACGGTCGGCGTCATGGGATTGGGCACGTTGGGAGCCGATGCGGCCGGCGTGCTGCGGCGGCTCGGCTTCCACGTCGCCGGCTGGAGCCGCAGCCTGCGCACGATCGACGGCGTCGAATGCTTCCACGGCGCCGCCGGAATGGACACCTTCCTGCGCGTGACCGATATCCTGGTCAGCCTGCTGCCGCTGACATCAGACACGCACGGCATCCTCAACCGCGACGTCTTCAAAAAGCTCAATCGCACCAGCCCGCTCGGCGCGCCGGTGCTGATCAATGCCGGCCGCGGCGGCCTGCAGAACGAGGCCGATATTCTCGCCTGCCTCGACGACGGCACGCTGGGCGCGGCCTCGCTCGACGTCTTCGTGCAGGAGCCGCAGCCGAAGGACAGCCGGTTCTGGACCCACCCCAAGGTGGTGTTGACGCCGCACAATGCCGCCGACACCGACGCGGATGCGATCTCGGCCTATGTCGCCGAGCAGATCGCGCGGTTCGAGGCCGGCGGCGCGCTGGAGAACGTGGTGGACCGCGCAAGGGGCTATTGA
- a CDS encoding YciI family protein, producing the protein MLYAILCYHDEDFVGSWSKDQDEAVMKKLAVVQDRLTKQGRLGPVARLLPTTAAATLRKEDPPLVLDGPYAETKEQLLGFYIVDCKNLDDALDVARELGAANPGGAYEVRPVGVFRPGGDLT; encoded by the coding sequence ATGCTTTACGCCATTCTTTGCTACCACGATGAGGATTTCGTCGGCTCCTGGAGCAAGGACCAGGACGAGGCCGTGATGAAGAAGCTCGCCGTGGTGCAGGACAGGCTCACCAAGCAAGGCCGGCTCGGGCCGGTGGCGCGGCTGTTGCCGACGACCGCGGCGGCGACCCTGCGCAAGGAGGATCCGCCGCTGGTGCTCGACGGCCCCTATGCCGAGACCAAGGAGCAGCTGCTCGGCTTCTACATCGTGGATTGCAAGAACCTCGACGACGCGCTCGACGTCGCACGCGAGCTGGGTGCTGCCAATCCCGGCGGCGCCTACGAGGTGCGTCCCGTCGGCGTGTTCCGGCCCGGAGGAGACCTGACGTGA
- a CDS encoding RNA polymerase sigma factor, whose amino-acid sequence MSEADTAWIETALTSARPQAVGALLRYFRDLDTAEEAFQNASLRALKTWPQNGPPRDPAAWLIMVGRNVAIDEVRRARRQQPLPEDDQAISDLDDAEGALAERLDGSHYRDDILRLMFICCHPALPATQQIALALRIVSGLTVKQIARAFLVSEAAMEQRITRAKAKVAEAGTPFEAPGAVERSERLAGVAAMIYLIFNEGYSASGDTAEIRKPLCEEAIRLARLLLRLFPSEPEIMGLTALILLQHARSAARFAADGSLILLDDQDRSLWNGTMIAEGLALIDKAMRHRRSGPYQIQAAIAALHARAATPEETDWTEIDLLYGALEMVQPSPVVTLNRAVAVSKVRGPQAALDLIEPLAPKLANYFHFYGVRGAFLMQLGRNDDARIAFDRAIALANTSAEAAHIRMHLDRLIRDSQPKAKESAKAK is encoded by the coding sequence GTGAGCGAGGCCGATACCGCCTGGATCGAGACTGCGCTGACCTCGGCGCGCCCCCAGGCGGTCGGCGCGCTGCTGCGCTATTTCCGCGATCTCGACACGGCCGAGGAGGCGTTTCAGAACGCGTCCTTGCGCGCGCTCAAGACCTGGCCGCAGAACGGACCGCCGCGCGATCCAGCTGCCTGGCTGATCATGGTCGGCCGCAACGTTGCGATCGACGAGGTACGACGCGCGCGCAGGCAACAGCCGCTGCCCGAGGACGACCAGGCGATCTCCGATCTCGACGATGCCGAAGGCGCGCTCGCCGAGCGGCTCGACGGCTCGCACTATCGCGACGACATCTTGCGGCTGATGTTCATCTGCTGCCATCCAGCGCTGCCGGCGACGCAGCAGATCGCGCTGGCGCTGCGCATCGTCTCGGGCCTCACGGTGAAGCAGATTGCACGCGCGTTCCTGGTTTCGGAAGCGGCGATGGAGCAGCGCATCACGCGCGCCAAGGCAAAGGTCGCCGAGGCCGGCACGCCGTTCGAGGCGCCGGGCGCGGTCGAGCGCTCCGAACGGCTCGCCGGCGTCGCGGCGATGATCTACCTGATCTTCAACGAAGGCTATTCGGCCAGCGGCGACACCGCCGAAATCAGGAAGCCGCTGTGCGAGGAGGCGATCCGGCTGGCGCGGCTGCTGCTGCGGCTGTTTCCGAGCGAGCCGGAGATCATGGGCCTGACCGCGCTGATCCTGTTGCAGCACGCGCGCAGCGCCGCGCGCTTTGCCGCGGACGGATCGCTGATCCTGCTGGACGATCAGGATCGTTCCTTGTGGAACGGCACCATGATTGCGGAGGGCCTCGCGCTGATCGACAAGGCGATGCGCCACCGCCGCAGCGGGCCCTACCAGATCCAGGCGGCGATCGCCGCGCTGCATGCGCGCGCAGCGACGCCCGAGGAGACCGACTGGACGGAGATCGACCTGCTCTACGGCGCGCTCGAAATGGTGCAGCCGTCGCCGGTGGTGACGCTCAACCGGGCGGTTGCGGTCTCCAAGGTGCGCGGGCCGCAGGCCGCGCTCGATCTGATCGAGCCGCTGGCGCCGAAGCTCGCCAATTATTTCCATTTCTATGGCGTACGCGGCGCGTTCCTGATGCAACTCGGCCGCAACGACGACGCCCGTATCGCCTTCGACCGCGCCATCGCGCTCGCCAACACCTCGGCCGAAGCCGCCCACATCCGCATGCATCTCGATCGCCTGATCCGGGACAGCCAGCCCAAGGCAAAGGAAAGCGCCAAGGCGAAGTGA
- a CDS encoding SRPBCC family protein, which produces MLKAIAVIAIVLAVGIAAVLVFALTKPDTFRVERSLAVKAPAAAIYPLVADFHRWTAWSPYETRDPAMRRTFGGTGAGKGATYAWDGNNNVGAGHMEILEANGPSRLRIKLDFERPFEGHNTAEFTFVPQGDATLVTWAMYGPAPFLSKVMQVFINMDSMIGKDFEAGLAGLKKLTEKQ; this is translated from the coding sequence ATGCTGAAAGCCATTGCCGTCATCGCCATCGTTCTCGCCGTCGGCATTGCCGCGGTCCTCGTCTTTGCCCTGACCAAACCCGACACGTTCCGCGTCGAGCGCTCGCTCGCCGTGAAGGCGCCGGCCGCTGCGATCTATCCGCTGGTTGCCGATTTCCATCGCTGGACGGCCTGGTCGCCCTATGAGACCCGCGACCCCGCCATGAGGCGGACGTTCGGCGGAACCGGGGCAGGCAAGGGCGCGACCTATGCCTGGGACGGCAACAACAATGTCGGCGCCGGCCACATGGAGATCCTGGAGGCGAACGGGCCCTCCAGGCTCCGCATCAAGCTGGATTTCGAGCGGCCGTTCGAAGGACACAACACCGCCGAGTTCACCTTTGTGCCGCAAGGCGATGCCACACTCGTCACATGGGCGATGTACGGTCCGGCCCCGTTCCTGTCCAAGGTCATGCAGGTGTTCATCAACATGGACAGCATGATCGGCAAGGATTTCGAGGCGGGCCTCGCCGGCCTGAAGAAGCTCACCGAGAAGCAATAA
- a CDS encoding VOC family protein produces the protein MLNPYLFYQDNCEAAFNYYAKVLGGKIDAMMRASDAPPEMPAVPGREKMIMHARMSLPDGSVLMASDAPAEHFHKPQGFSVSLTVKDPADGERKFNALADGGSVTMPFSKTFWAKGFGMCVDKFGIPWMVNCPAEGM, from the coding sequence ATGCTCAATCCCTATCTGTTCTACCAGGACAATTGCGAAGCGGCGTTCAACTATTACGCCAAGGTTCTCGGCGGCAAGATCGACGCAATGATGCGCGCATCGGATGCACCGCCGGAGATGCCGGCTGTGCCCGGCCGCGAGAAGATGATCATGCATGCGCGCATGTCGCTCCCCGACGGCAGCGTGCTGATGGCTTCCGACGCGCCGGCCGAGCACTTTCACAAGCCGCAGGGCTTCTCGGTCTCGCTCACGGTCAAGGACCCCGCGGATGGCGAGCGCAAGTTCAACGCGCTCGCCGACGGCGGCAGCGTCACCATGCCTTTCAGCAAGACGTTCTGGGCCAAGGGCTTTGGCATGTGTGTCGACAAGTTCGGCATTCCCTGGATGGTGAATTGCCCGGCCGAAGGCATGTGA